Proteins from one Chiloscyllium punctatum isolate Juve2018m chromosome 4, sChiPun1.3, whole genome shotgun sequence genomic window:
- the LOC140476069 gene encoding ovarian cancer G-protein coupled receptor 1-like, which yields MSNCTVDHSIHQILFPAVYIGVFIIGLPINLLSLYHSYLQIRQKNELGIYLCNLTISDLLYLLSLPLWIQYMLQHDDWQYSRELCIFSGLLLYQNIYISIGFLCFIAINRFLVVAYPLKFKFIHSRKAALLISILIWLKEIAVCTIYMGSKVLSKDEGNDTLCFEHYPLRLKDRYLNIYKLSIGFSLPLILLIYSYYKVLRVVHKSHGLERQRKLRIKKLVSGTIIIFLACFGPYHIFLMVRSIFEYDCPFADSIFEVYHFGLLLMSLNCVADPVLYCFISQSSQSWLARFLDPVINLLPCGKKEEIVALEMKGSSPLTTKTSLLPQRHQKQEKYEYQHSKQNLLV from the coding sequence ATGAGCAACTGCACTGTCGACCACAGTATCCACCAGATCCTGTTTCCCGCCGTCTACATTGGGGTCTTCATCATTGGCCTCCCGATTAACCTGCTGTCCCTGTATCACAGCTACCTACAGATCAGGCAGAAGAATGAGCTGGGaatctatctctgtaatctgacCATCTCAGACCTTTTGTACCTCCTTTCCTTACCTTTGTGGATTCAGTACATGCTGCAGCACGATGACTGGCAATATTCTCGGGAACTTTGCATCTTCAGCGGTCTGCTCCTCTACCAGAATATTTACATCAGTATTGGCTTCCTCTGCTTCATTGCCATTAATCGCTTCCTTGTTGTGGCTTACCCTCTGAAATTTAAATTCATACACAGCAGGAAGGCTGCTTTGCTCATCAGTATTCTCATCTGGCTCAAGGAGATAGCTGTCTGCACCATTTACATGGGCTCCAAGGTTCTCAGTAAAGACGAGGGGAATGACACCCTGTGTTTCGAACATTATCCTCTGCGCCTAAAGGACAGATATTTAAATATTTACAAACTCTCCATTGGCTTCAGCCTCCCTTTGATTTTATTGATCTACTCTTACTATAAGGTGTTGAGAGTTGTGCACAAAAGCCATGGACTTGAAAGACAGCGGAAATTAAGAATAAAAAAATTGGTATCTGGAACAATCATCATTTTCCTGGCTTGCTTTGGCCCATATCACATTTTCCTGATGGTTCGAAGCATATTTGAGTATGACTGTCCCTTTGCTGACAGCATTTTTGAGGTTTACCATTTTGGGCTCCTGCTGATGAGCTTAAACTGTGTGGCCGACCCTGTTTTGTACTGTTTCATATCACAGAGTTCCCAGAGCTGGTTAGCCAGGTTCCTGGATCCTGTTATCAATCTGCTTCCTTGTGGGAAAAAAGAAGAAATTGTGGCCCTTGAGATGAAGGGCAGCTCACCGCTTACAACTAAAACAAGTCTGTTACCTCAAAGACACCAGAAACAAGAAAAATATGAATACCAACACTCAAAG